A section of the Polyodon spathula isolate WHYD16114869_AA chromosome 51, ASM1765450v1, whole genome shotgun sequence genome encodes:
- the adar gene encoding double-stranded RNA-specific adenosine deaminase, with protein sequence MNRGGGNARTPRPPSASQHRQLTRWPQQNQHSSWAIQNQPPQRPPPPLSHSSQPPPSRGPDPDFQRRQVQFLRGLNHEAPQFWRQPSPPDLEPVRKALYDQGGPSHPPAPATAPPARSPASPNQRPNNSYNYPYPQPQPGSPRYCPLPKNHVRPPRRFFHQNHYVPNQKGPLCSSALSLTAGFRNLSLGPGRDVRQEILTVLGRLRPGETLPARLVAKQLGIKKKEANHYLYKLEGEGRARKQDESPPNWSLVAGEASGGSNHRRFSDEGSENQRGAVNGPEIANRESVCVEEERGGCEAEIDSSEGEDSEESSSEEGEDDFTMAETRERICEYLYETGPSTPLAIAKNLGFRTGKQVNPSLLFLERKGEVKRDAGASPPAWDLSHKRRELMDRHRRAGLEPAADPPRPCQGILGALSESEVGNGGPADVLFEAEGEEEMDPGTSDSVTPDPQPRPQSPPPPPHSFYDSAENGLTRELDLELRGKNPVSGLIEFAQHTGQNCDFLLLEQSGPSHDPRFRMQVVLGGRRFPVAEASSKKTAKKDAAAGAMRILLREAGGGGGDETPGDHTQHSQEHSAAPTDHVAEADPDPIQSTRCVSIGKNPVSMLMEYGQKSGNSCEFLSVSQSGPAHDPRFTFRVRVGEQLFPPVVANNKKLARQLSAEAAVQVLMEENPQSFFTVKQQQQQLQVSFEPQDPAPSLSLCPSLAPLTVQELEAAHAAGVGDLINYLNKNAISGLLEYARSKGFAAEIKLVHQEGPPHEPKFTYQAKVGGRWFPPVCANNKKQGKQEAADAALRVLIGEAEKAVRTGEFIMELPVSGSTLHDQIAMLSHQRFNALTARIQNYLLGRKILATFVMKRGEENLGTVVSMGTGNRCVKGEELSLKGDTVNDCHAEIISRRGFIRFLYSELLKYDPASKEGSIFEPSEGGKVRVKNGVTFHLYISTAPCGDGALFDKSCSDLPAPQGSCQHQPLFENVKQGKLRTKVENGEGTIPVESSDIVPTWDGIQHGERLRTMSCSDKMLRWNVLGLQGALLTHFMEPVYLSSITLGYLYSHGHLTRAVCCRMSRDGDAFRQSLPTPFTVNHPQVGRVSVYDSIRHTGKTKESSVNWCLSDELSVEVLDGTKGKVDGVKLAVSRVSKSSLFQLFRAQCSRAGRGDLLALRSYRDAKQAAQPFQRAKESFVRALEDMSYGNWICKPVEEKSFSYDEV encoded by the exons ATGAACAGGGGTGGGGGCAACGCCAGAACACCCCGCCCTCCCTCCGCCAGCCAGCACCGCCAGCTGACCCGCTGGCCCCAACAGAACCAGCACAGCAGCTGGGCCATCCAGAACCAGCCTCCCCAGCGCCCCCCGCCTCCTCTCTCCCACAGCAGCCAGCCCCCCCCGAGCCGCGGGCCCGACCCGGACTTCCAGAGAAGGCAGGTCCAGTTCTTGAGGGGTCTGAATCACGAGGCTCCACAGTTCTGGAGACAGCCTAGCCCCCCAGATCTTGAGCCGGTTAGGAAAGCCCTGTACGACCAAGGGGGTCCCAGTCACCCTCCTGCTCCTGCTACTGCGCCGCCCGCAAGATCCCCGGCTTCTCCAAACCAGCGCCCCAATAACTCCTACAACTACCCCTACCCCCAGCCTCAGCCAGGAAGCCCCCGATATTGCCCCCTCCCGAAAAACCACGTTCGCCCCCCTCGCCGGTTCTTCCACCAGAACCACTACGTCCCAAACCAGAAGGGGCCGCTCTGCTCCAGTGCCCTCTCGCTGACCGCCGGCTTTCGGAATCTGAGCTTGGGTCCCGGGAGAGACGTCCGGCAGGAGATCCTGACGGTTTTGGGGCGCCTCCGGCCGGGGGAGACCTTGCCGGCCCGCTTGGTCGCCAAGCAGCTGGGAATCAAGAAGAAGGAGGCGAATCACTATCTGTACAAGCTAGAGGGGGAAGGGAGAGCCAGGAAACAAGACGAGAGCCCCCCGAATTGGAGCCTGGTGGCTGGGGAGGCGAGCGGCGGCAGCAACCACAGGAGATTCAGCGACGAGGGTTCGGAAAACCAGAGGGGCGCAGTCAACGGGCCCGAGATCGCGAACAGGGAGTCCGTCTGCgtggaagaggagagaggaggttGTGAGGCGGAAATAGACAGCAGCGAAGGAGAAGATTCAGAAGAAAGTTCGTCCGAAGAAGGCGAGGACGACTTCACCATGGCGGAAACTCGGGAGCGTATCTGTGAGTATCTGTACGAGACCGGCCCGTCCACGCCGCTCGCCATCGCCAAAAACCTGGGGTTCAGGACCGGGAAGCAGGTGAACCCCTCGCTCCTCTTCCTGGAGAGGAAGGGAGAGGTGAAGAGGGACGCGGGCGCCAGCCCCCCTGCCTGGGACCTGAGCCACAAGAGGAGGGAGCTTATGGACCGGCACAGGAGAGCTGGGCTCGAACCCGCGGCCGACCCCCCACGGCCCTGCCAGGGGATTCTGGGGGCGCTCTCGGAGAGCGAGGTGGGGAACGGGGGGCCGGCAGATGTTCTGTTTGAGgctgagggggaggaggagatggatcCCGGGACCTCTGATTCTGTCACTCCAGACCCCCAGCCACGCCCCCAGTCCCCGCCCCCTCCTCCTCACTCCTTCTACGACAGCGCGGAGAACGGGCTCACCC GCGAGCTCGACCTGGAGCTCCGGGGGAAGAACCCGGTGAGCGGGTTGATCGAGTTCGCTCAGCACACGGGCCAGAACTGCGACTTCCTTCTGCTGGAGCAGAGCGGACCCTCCCACGACCCacg gttcCGGATGCAGGTGGTCCTGGGGGGTCGCAGGTTCCCGGTGGCCGAGGCATCCAGCAAGAAGACGGCGAAGAAGGACGCGGCGGCCGGAGCAATGAGGATCCTGCTGAGAGAGGCTGGAGGGGGCGGGGGCGACGAGACCCCCGGGGACCACACTCAACACTCCCAGGAGCACTCTGCAGCGCCAACCGACCAC GTGGCGGAGGCGGACCCTGACCCTATCCAGTCCACCAGGTGTGTGTCGATCGGGAAGAATCCTGTCAGCATGCTCATGGAGTACGGGCAGAAATCGGGGAACTCCTGCGAGTTCCTCTCGGTGTCGCAGTCGGGACCCGCGCACGACCCCCG GTTCACGTTCCGGGTGCGTGTCGGAGAACAGCTCTTTCCCCCCGTGGTAGCGAACAACAAGAAGCTGGCCAGGCAGCTCTCCGCGGAGGCAGCAGTGCAGGTCCTGATGGAGGAGAACCCCCAGAGCTTCTTCACAGTAAAG cagcagcagcagcagctgcaggtcAGCTTCGAGCCCCAGGACCCAGCCCCCTCTCTGAGCCTCTGCCCCTCGCTGGCCCCCCTGACGGTGCAGGAGCTGGAGGCGGCCCACGCGGCCGGGGTCGGCGACCTCATCAACTACCTCAACAAGAACGCCATCAGCGGCCTGCTGGAGTACGCGCGCTCCAAGGGATTCGCCGCCGAGATCAAACTGGTGCATCAAGAGGGACCCCCACACGAGCCCAA GTTCACGTACCAGGCGAAGGTCGGGGGTCGCTGGTTCCCCCCTGTGTGCGCCAACAACAAGAAACAGGGCAAGCAAGAGGCTGCAGACGCTGCTCTCAGAGTGCTGATCGGAGAGGCGGAGAAGGCAGTGCGGACTGGAGAGTTCATAATGGAG cTCCCTGTGAGTGGCAGTACCCTGCATGATCAGATTGCCATGCTGAGTCACCAGCGGTTCAACGCTCTCACTGCCCGGATCCAGAACTACCTGCTGGGGCGCAAGATCCTGGCCACCTTCGTCATGAAGAGAGGGGAGGAGAACCTGGGCACCGTGGTCAGCATGGGCACCG GTAACCGCTGTGTTAAAGGGGAGGAGCTGAGCCTTAAAGGGGATACTGTTAACGACTGCCACGCAGAAATCATCTCGCGGAGAGGATTCATCAG GTTCCTGTACAGCGAGCTGTTGAAGTACGACCCTGCGTCGAAAGAGGGCAGCATCTTTGAGCCTTCTGAAGGGGGGAAGGTTCGAGTGAAGAACGGGGTCACCTTCCACCTCTATAtcag CACTGCCCCCTGTGGAGACGGCGCTCTGTTTGATAAGTCCTGCAGTGATCTCCCTGCACCCCAGGGCTCCTGCCAGCATCAGCCCCTCTTCGAGAACGTCAAGCAGGGCAAACTGCGCACCAAAGTGGAGAATG gaGAGGGCACTATCCCGGTGGAGTCGAGCGACATCGTGCCCACGTGGGATGGCATCCAGCATGGGGAGCGTCTGCGCACCATGTCCTGCAGTGACAAGATGCTGCGCTGGAACGTGCTGGGCCTGCAGGGGGCGCTGCTCACGCACTTCATGGAGCCAGTCTACCTGAGCTCCATCACCCTGG GCTACCTGTACAGCCACGGTCACCTGACCAGAGCCGTGTGCTGCCGGATGTCGCGTGACGGAGATGCTTTCAGACAGTCCCTGCCGACGCCCTTCACTGTCAATCACCCGCAG GTGGGGCGTGTCAGCGTTTACGACTCGATCCGACACACGGGCAAGACGAAGGAGTCGAGTGTGAACTGGTGCCTGTCCGATGAGCTCAGTGTGGAGGTGCTGGACGGGACCAAGGGCAAAGTGGACGG TGTGAAGCTGGCCGTGTCTCGTGTCTCGAAGAGCAGTTTGTTCCAGCTGTTCAGAGCGCAGTGCTCTCGCGCAGGGAGGGGGGACCTGCTGGCTCTGCGCTCGTACAGGGACGCCAAGCAAGCCGCTCAGCCCTTCCAGAGAGCCAAGGAGAGCTTCGTGAGGGCGCTGGAGGACATGAGCTATGGGAACTGGATCTGCAAGCCAGTGGAGGAGAAGAGCTTCAGCTACGATGAGGTctag